A segment of the Necator americanus strain Aroian chromosome IV, whole genome shotgun sequence genome:
AGGCGAGCTGGCAATCGCGTTACTGACCAGGTAGGTGACGATCAGTCTTTTATGTGGCTAACAGACTCCTTGCAATTTGCTTGTTAGTTAATGAAGTGAAGTTAAGCGACTTCAACGGCGTTAATATGACTTGCAGAGTCCAAAAGATGTTGAATTCATGCATGAACCTGTTGAGTCTGCCTCCTAAGAATAGTGCATATTttagaacgaaaagaaatgaactttGTCAAAGTTACGCTAATTCGAGATATTTCAGGCATCGTGATTCCACCGAGAAATTGGGCCTTATTTTGGACAAGCTTCTCGATCCGTCGATACATAGAATGTACACGTAAGTTATTCTGTCATTTCCTTCTGTCTACACCTTTTTCATAccacaaatatttaaaattgatatttttgaatttttctctgcaaattttgaaattctcttACCATCCTTCATAATTATTGATAGTCTTCTTAATAATATATTTTCCTgggaattttcaatttgtttggtttgttgttgtttgttttaagGTTTAGATACTACTGCCCAGTTCTGCCTGCCTCTCAGCTGATGTTTACCacgtttcatttatttcgttttatgTTTCCTACTTTGCTTTCAGTTGGCATCAATCAAATGCCGCATATTTCCTTGATCGAGATCCAGTTTACCTCAAACATGGGCAACGCGGTCAGCGCCCGGTTTTTCCGTTACCTTCCCAGACACCTCCAATTCTTAGGTGAACCATCACCAGTTATTGTCAGAAATTGTTCCGCCGAAAGTGTCTCTCAAATATAAGTTGATTTCCTTTTCAGATCCGTCTCAACCCAGTCTGCTGACTCGAAGAGCGGAAATTTTGACGAGGAGGTCGAGCTAATTTCGGAACAGATGCAGTTGCTGGGATCAAGGTACATCGAAGAGCGTTCCACTTCTCGCATATCTGCTAATTTTCCCAGTATTCGATTATTTCAGTTCAAGAAGGTCTTCCGATGAAGGTAATGAAAGCATACGAAGCACCCCTACGACTGCATCTGTTGTAACGGAAACCAGTGAACCAATAGTATCAACGAAGCCGACGTCTAAGAAAATCAAGTGAGTTTTTCATGAGCCAACTGTTCAAGTTTTTGTATGTGTAATTCATTTTATCTTGCATATTCAGGCGAAGGTATATGCCTGTTGTTTGCACGACGGAGGCGCATGCGCACTATATGCATGAGCTTGCGAAACGGGTGCTGACGGAGGCAGGAGGAAGCCAAAGCTCCGTAGTATTTGCACCAATAGGACAAAGCCCGCTAGGTAAAGATTTTTAAGGCTTAGCTCCTGCTGTATGTTTTGTCCTAAGGTTTTTCGATTCATTCACATTTACTTCAATTCCAGCATCGAATAGAAAACTGCATATGTGCGCTTTCCTCATTGGTATGTACGCTATCGGTTTACATAATCAAGTATGTACAAGCTGGAAATCAAGGACGTACAGCACTCATGTGTCATGGATTAACCTACAGGCAGCCGAGctaggtgatttttttttcgagagtgtttaaaggcatcaccccacgaatctgaggtggtgcagatttcaggtggagtattcgtatacgggatgggagactacggagaggggggtgatcccgtccatttcttgctaattgccgtaaaaaacggcccggaagatgcggcgccgcacaagactggcgcgctccaatcgaacttcttgtacaaaatggtgcgccaaaacgaatgaagccgtgtcttccgggccgttttttacgacaattaggaagaaatggacggaatcacccccttctccgtagtctcctatcctgtgtacgaatactccacctgaaatctgcatcacctcagattcgtggggtgatgcctttaatgagaaAAGTGTGGATGTTCTTATTGTTCATTTGCATACGATAGCTTATCAGGACTGATGGCTATCGAGGTGGTACGAGAAACGTGGCCGACTCATTTAACTCCATCAGAAGCTGCAGGATTGGCTGACAAGGTAAATTACTGGTCATGTCGTTGCTTTTGAGCCATTGATCCTCTTCGATTGTTTTCTCTCCTCcaaaccattttttaaaaagatgttACAGTGGCGCCCATGCTCCACTGTTTTTGAATCTTGACATGTTGTATACATgactttttattgtttcactCGAGCTATAGctaagattggtattgattttttttattaacagctaacttTTCGCCGTTATCCCCTTCGTCAAAGCGTGGGAAATGAAACCtcaccctacagaaaacattaaaacgATAGATATAATCAAAGAacggcacatcggctagcccttaGCTCTTTTGCTAAATTTGGTAACTCAACAGACCACGTACtacaactatgagtcacaatGCTTTTATAAAGGACCTGACGGCCCGCACAGATATTGATATGGGGCTAGTTGAtctgtgatcgcaatgcattcatcctttctgttcatttttgagcTTTTGACTGTTATCTAAAATGCTTCTAGTGTTCTCCGCGCTATGATCTCAGACTCGAAAGCTAGTATCACAACTTTTACctctatttcggagttttgatgacGTATTTTACGGTGTGCTCCGAAAGTGGTAgagagtttagattttttgaGTCCAAAAAGATGCTATTTGACTCGAATCCACAGAGAGCGTTCCGTTTCTCTATGCAATGGTCAGCACACGACGCACTTGATGTGATTTACCTCTCCTGATCCAATGCAATGTATCACCATACTTCAACAGCATTTTGAAATGTATCGTTGTCAATTTCATGCCCGTCTATGAAGTATGGTTCCATCTAGTTTGTTTTCGGGTCCTTCTCGAACATGGTTGTGTAGCTGTTAAAACCTCCCAGGCGCCCGATTTTCGAGTTGTCATTTCCTGTCGATTCAAATAGCGATAACATTAACTCTTCTAACTCTACCAATTAAATAATATCTACTTCGTTATTCCGTGAAGCATTTCTGTCGCTCTCTCGATCGAACATTTGTTGTGAACCAACTTCTTGATATGTATTGAGTTGAGATCGTCTAAAATACAGGCAATTTGTGAATTTGTCTGCAAATTCAGGCAGGTCAGTCACGCGATCCTGCCGTTGTTGAAGAAGCAGCAAGATTAGCGCTGTCTGTACTTCCGTACGCTTACACACTAAGTGCTGCAGAGACGCAGCGAGCTCTTTTACAATGTCGTGAACAAGGAGCCTCCTTATTGGAAAGTGCTTGTAGAGCTATTGAAGAGGTacgaaaacttttttcaatgagTTTGCGTTCTTTTTACAGACTTAGttgtttattgatttccttCGAGTTTTTCCTCATTCAGGCTGCAAACCAGGAAGTTGTGTTTGCTGATGTGCTGTTCCGCGTTGCACGGTACTGGCATGATCTTCACTATGAATTAGATCAACCGCCTGTATCTGTGCATCAACAGCACCAAAGCCAACCTGGTCAACCTTTGCCATTTAACTCGAATCCTCAACATCAACAATACTTTAACATTGTAAGgacataatttctttttgagttATTAGTTTGTAGCTTGAAAAGTAAGCGTTTTGCAGCCTACTACTCACGCACAACAACAATTTTACTATCAACATATTCATCCTTCACAGTCGATTGCATTTATGCACCCTCCGCCGGTACCTGTCAGGTAGCTTTTAGACATTTAATTTTCTCTGATGTTACGCAGATCCACAGTCATGTAAATAGTGATGGCAGTGTTGTGGATTCTCAGTGCGATATGATTTCATCGTATTTtgtgaatttaaaggcatcaccctacgaatctgaggtggtgcagatttcaggtggagtattcgtatacgggatgggagactacggagagggaggtgattccgtccatttcttgctaactaccgtaaaaacggcccggaagatgcggcgccgcacaagactggcgcgctccaatcgaacctcttgtacaaaatggtgcgccaaaacgaatgaagccgtatcttcctggtcgttttttacggcaattaggaagaaatggacggaatcacccacctctccgtagtctcccatcctgtatacgaatactccacctgaaatctgcaccacctcagattcgtggggtgatgcctttaagtgtgtATTACCATTAATGCATATACTCGGCCAATTTTTTTGGACGGCGGggatataatgtttatttgCAATTTTCGGATCAGTATGATATActaaatgaaagaaatctgCCATGCTACCTGTCATCACAGTAATCGCGAAGTTATTAAGTACTGTGCACCCACGAACCGCATATAATCTTTCATCACTGGGAATCCttactatatttatttgaatgtgCACCGAGAAGTTTACAGAATCCTGAgagtaataataagaagagaaaacttaGATAAAGGACATAGTAGATGCGATAATTGCGATTTAGAAGTGAAGACATTTGGAAATTGTATCGGAAAAAGAGTCTAGATTCAGtgacttcttttctaatttacttatttcttGGGGGATTTGGTGATATAGCAACCCTAACAAATTTTTGGGAGGTGAAACAAACGACAACGTTTCTGTGCTCTTATCTACTTAGGATACTGAGGAGAATTTAAGAGTTGTACGACTTGATTGCTGGGGATCGTTACTCGGACATATAATGAACACTGaatataaatttgaaaaaaaaaggaattttcagCCAGCCAAGCAACAGTGGTGGACTTTCTATGGCGAATGAGATGGGTCGATTACACCAAAGTCAGTCAGCACCACAGCTGTCAGGTCCCAGACTAGGAAATCAACTCGGGTCGGAAACACGTCCCAGACTCGTGAATGCGCACCGTGTAGGCATCCGAGCGCTGACTACCATGGCGGCAAGCGCGAACGATGAAACCAGGCAGTACAGCAAATACTCACAGGTGAGCAGCGTTTGCTGCAGAGAAAGGTTTCTCATCTGTGCGCTTATCTGTGATCTATTTGATTTAGACTCCTCCTTATGCTGAAGACATCCGATGGTTGTTCACTATTTCTGTACAGTTGGGTACACCATATTTTGTCAACTTTCTCGATGCTGTTGCTAAGGctgtttcttctcctttcttgCTTTTCCAGTTTACCATGGAAGCAAACACGTGAGTTTATGAGGTTATATTGTCTCAATTTATGATAAGTTTCACCAAATCGGGGAAACTAATTCTTCCAAAAGCTGTGGTTTTGTAtagcttactttttttttgtgaattcgGGTCTTCTTTCCAGTCGTCTTCCTCCGTACCCTCAACAGTACTCAATGCCTCCCATGAATCGTTCAGTGCCTCCGCCACAGCAAAGCCACTCGAGCAAAGCTTTTGCTCATGTAGCTGGCAGAGTGGGTGTTTCTCAACTAATTTGCTTTTTACCTGCAGTACATGttcatatattattatgttagCATATTAAGACATAGCTTTACTTTCGTTTTGTCTTTTGGAGTTTTTCTGTAAGACACTTGTTGATTACACATGCTTCTCAGACTCGTGCGGTCATGCTGCAAACCTATGCCCATCCATCAACGGCTGAATTGTACGAACGGTGTATTGAGCAGTTCTATGCAGCAGCTGGTGTGAAACTCAGCCATAATCGATTCAATAGCAGTGATATGGAAGATGTGAGTGTTTACGGTTTTGCCATTATTGTGATTCCTGATTATAATGGATCAAATCTGAAATTAGGCTGTGGATAGTGCTTTCgtcgttccttttttttttcggaaaaatcgTCATTTTCATGTATTTGTCATCTTACACATCACCGGTTTCCATTTTCACAATGCTCTAGGTGGTGGGTGGATATTGAGAGATGCACTTTGATTAGGCGAAAAATCTGCAAGCATATGTTTTTATCTGTGCTGATGTGAGGTCCTCGAATTAATTATCCAGTGAGAAGACAATTTTCAAACGAAATAGAGTGTAACTGAaaacttttttcgctttctctAGTGAAATATTGCGTAAAATATATAGAGTATAATAGTAATgtagtaatataatagtattttATAATAATGTAAAGATGCAGTCAGTTTTGGATTGCGATGATATCCTGGTTACGACGGAGTTGGAAGATACACATCCACAAacctttctatttttaaatgtatgTCATCCGAAATAGATTGATACGCATGAAAGtatgaagattttttaaaggagtaCGAAACTTGAActatcagaaaatatttttgaatcatTCAACGAGCCTAAGTGGTTCTTCCTCCGCGGAAATTTGCCTGCAAATTAGATTCCCCTTTTTCTTACAGGCCCATCAACTACTTGTTGCCGCCATCGCTGCTTTCATGCGGATACCTCATGCACCAACCGCACACCTATTGTTGGAAGATTTCTATCGACAtgtgaaaaagcaaaaagcatGGAAAAAAGACGTGCAACATCGTTTGGGATCTCTACTACATGAAGCGTTGAATCCTCAACGGTGACAATTACTGACAACTGTCTAGCTATAGTTCCTTTCCTATCTTCTACTCCCTCTATTCCTACGGATTAGTTCCATGATATTAATTTCTACTTAGAGTCGGTAATTcactagtttttttcaatccaaaatcttcttttccctttccATCTAGATTCTTCCTGTTGTTGTGTGATTGTTTGTAACTAtttattactaatttattgTTACCGATTcatcatatttattcatattgtaCCCTTACAATGTAACCAAACTACTTGGATCTACTAAGTAATTTACTTCACGCTTACGTTCAATAATGTTCAAGAATTCTAGCCAGACTTAGCCGTTGACCGGCAAGCGGCCACCTTCTTTGATCTTTCCTTTCCCTTTCACAATCAAACTGAAATTCGACTCAAATACGGTCAGGCAGAGTAGATGTGAACACACGAAGTGTGAACGATTCGCTTAAATCATATTTCTAGAGTCGATATTTTCCTCATCATCGCTTAACATTTCTAAATACGTTAATCCATTGCTTGTTGTTCACCTTTTTTTGTCCAATTGATGCTCCTTCGTGAATTCCTCGTGTTTGCATACCTCTTCGAAACcaataaattttttggaagacaTATTTACAGACGAGCTGAAATGGATTTGTTTCGCTGACGCTGGTCTGGTGATTTTAGACCTGATACGATTTCTTTAGCACTTGTTTGGACAATTGGGTAAAGGTTCGTCGCTTTGTCGAATCTACAGCGATACTCGAAATAAGGCGAATTTGTGGGTCAAAGCACCATATCTACACAGTAATTCAACGGAGGTTTTTGTGAATAAATATCACATAAGCGAGTACGGGGCTTGTTCTTGAATGGAGAGGTTTTACTGTTCTCCAGGTATCGTAACTCTAAGCCGGTTACAAAGTGAGGAGCATTCAATTCTTTCCAATAAATCATGGATCAATCTTTTGTTGAAACAGGTCTCAAACGCTCAATTGCTTAAAACTACCTGATCATTGCTCTAGGTGCATCTTTGTTCGAGATGTTTAGGcacttttattatatatagtaCGTATATTGTGCGAAATACAGTActtttaccaaaaaaaagttcagtgAAATCTCCGTCAAACATGCCTATGCACCAAACTTCAAGTACTTGGCCAGAACTGTTTTGTTATCATCGGCGATCGCTTCACGACAGGCGGTCACAATTTTTCTGCTCGGCTCCCCGCCTGCAAACGATAGAAATTCAAGAACAACTAAATTGAGTAGTCGCCTCAAAAAGTTAACAGTTAAATAATTGTGGTGCCTACATCGAAGTTTTGCCGCTTGCTCTATAATTTTGTGAAGTTTACGCAATGACTGCACAAATCGTTCATGATTGTTCACTCGTAAATGAAATGCTTGTCGAACGCTACGATCCATATGTCGTAGGCGAGTATAATACTTCCGCACAAGATCACTGCAAAAGGAAATAGAATTTCCGGAAAAGACAACAGGAGGACGGTTTCTCAAGGAACAGCCAATCAGAGATAGGGATTGGCCCCTCCCACCACCTCAAACTTGTGTGGGAGTGGGCGTAGCAACCCCATCTGTGATTGGCTGACGATGTGACGTGGACAATCAGACGTGAATTAACATACGAACTCACAGATCATCAATAACTATGGCATCTTCTGCTCTAACTATAACTTCCATGAGAACGGTCTGCTTCTCCGTGAGATCTGTGGTTAATCGATCTCGTACCTCGTACATAGAATCCAACTAAACAGAAAGGGAGTAAGAGTGCAGACAGCGAGAGTTGTATCCGCAATTTGCGTCTACAACGTAGAAGAGAATGAGAGAATCACTACCTCATTACAAATTTCCTCAACTTCAGTAAATTTCTCCGGAAATTCCGCATGTGCTTCTAACGTATCGATTGCGAAGTAGTCACAAAGAGATTGAACGATATTCCCAGCGGTGTCCATGCAATCGTGGTAAATAATTGTCTAAACAGATCATGATCAGTTCATTGATCGATCGACTACATGTGATCGATTATAGAACAGAACCTTGCCGTCAGATTGGAAATGCTTGACGCAGAGTTCTTGACCACGTTTCGATGACAAACCAAGAAATCTAATTTCCATCTGATCTTCATCGGGATCAATTGGGTAATCGATATCGATCAGAAATGTGTCCATCACCCAATCGAGAATCTGGGAAAAAACCTATTGGTTCGGCTACATCCTATTATGGTCagacaaattttaaaattaataataattaataataatattaataataataatattataataacaaataattaataataataacactaAAATTAATGGGATAAAATTTACCCGTTGGTTGCGTATTTTGATGATCACCTCGACGAAGGATTTTGGCATTAAGAAGACATCTTCTGTCTGCAGAACACAGAAGCGAGCAAATCGTGGAATTGACAGTGCGGTTTCAAAAACACTCAGTTTACTCCTACAATtgagaagaatgaaagaaaagatcaagaaaagaaaaaaaaaataaacaagtaaaataaataaaatgaataataaaaaagtaaggaaaaatgCACATCCTGACGTATGAAACAGTACGTAT
Coding sequences within it:
- a CDS encoding hypothetical protein (NECATOR_CHRIV.G16754.T1), with the protein product MILPFWEETYMMRRNQQNSRDHPKSPGHDSGGSADLGLPLKVHLNDVYGFNNSKPKELTDKTQETLHLYGQKKHNLLIELGNFEQEEQLTEAEKVKDFRIPIGTTVECKLFVSKSDRTLYLVLEASHEVCIRGVIAFAEGLFEGESYIWIPKLIEGNGDRVQIPIITEKDMANEIHIRTFLGPQESSKLSVFETALSIPRFARFCVLQTEDVFLMPKSFVEVIIKIRNQRILDWVMDTFLIDIDYPIDPDEDQMEIRFLGLSSKRGQELCVKHFQSDGKTIIYHDCMDTAGNIVQSLCDYFAIDTLEAHAEFPEKFTEVEEICNELDSMYEVRDRLTTDLTEKQTVLMEVIVRAEDAIVIDDLDLVRKYYTRLRHMDRSVRQAFHLRVNNHERFVQSLRKLHKIIEQAAKLRCGEPSRKIVTACREAIADDNKTVLAKYLKFGA